One genomic window of Thermodesulfobacteriota bacterium includes the following:
- the hisS gene encoding histidine--tRNA ligase, with product MNITAVRGFNDILPDRSELWRHIEDEARRIFSCYGFSEIRVPVVERTELFSRSIGETTDIVEKEMYTFTDRRGDSLTLRPEGTAPVVRAYIEHKLYNEMPVARLYYTGPMYRYERPQKRRYRQFYQIGAEVLGETSPGVDAEVIEGLVTLFKKLGVVGATLHINSLGCPECRPRYKEKLEVFLETVKEKLCGNCLRRIEANPLRALDCKNPGCIEATGEAPAILEAVCGECGEHFTALRGHLGELGIEYTVNPRMVRGLDYYTKTTFEITAEGLGSQNAVAAGGRYDGLVKELGGPDTPCFGFAIGMERLVLLLEERSVSAGPLTVLIAMGEEAGKKGTPFVRVLRERGKRVVVDYGDGSLKNRMKRAHRTGARFVVIVGEDELADGVVTVKDMESGGQDRLPPEKAVDRIAAEGV from the coding sequence ATGAACATAACCGCCGTAAGAGGTTTTAACGACATCCTCCCGGACCGGAGCGAGCTGTGGAGACATATAGAGGACGAGGCCCGGAGGATCTTCTCTTGCTACGGCTTCTCGGAGATAAGGGTGCCGGTGGTGGAGAGGACCGAACTCTTCTCCCGCAGCATCGGCGAGACGACCGACATAGTGGAAAAGGAGATGTACACCTTTACCGACCGCCGCGGGGACTCCCTGACCTTGAGGCCCGAGGGCACCGCACCCGTTGTAAGGGCCTACATAGAGCACAAGCTCTATAACGAGATGCCCGTGGCCAGGCTCTACTACACCGGGCCCATGTACCGCTACGAGAGGCCCCAGAAGAGAAGGTACCGCCAGTTCTACCAGATCGGGGCCGAGGTGCTCGGCGAAACGAGCCCCGGCGTAGACGCCGAGGTAATCGAGGGCCTCGTAACGCTCTTTAAAAAGCTCGGGGTCGTCGGCGCTACACTCCACATAAACTCGCTCGGGTGCCCGGAGTGCAGACCCCGGTACAAGGAAAAGCTCGAAGTGTTCCTCGAGACCGTCAAAGAAAAACTCTGCGGCAACTGCCTGAGGAGGATAGAGGCGAACCCCTTGCGGGCGCTCGACTGCAAGAACCCCGGCTGCATCGAAGCTACCGGCGAAGCGCCCGCCATACTCGAGGCGGTATGCGGGGAGTGCGGCGAGCACTTCACGGCCCTCAGGGGACACTTGGGCGAGCTCGGTATAGAGTACACGGTAAACCCGCGCATGGTAAGGGGGCTCGACTACTACACGAAGACCACCTTCGAGATTACGGCCGAGGGTCTTGGCTCCCAGAACGCGGTGGCCGCCGGAGGCAGGTACGACGGACTGGTAAAAGAGCTCGGAGGGCCGGACACCCCGTGCTTCGGTTTTGCCATAGGCATGGAGCGGCTGGTACTGCTCCTGGAAGAGAGGAGCGTATCCGCCGGCCCGCTCACCGTGCTTATCGCCATGGGAGAGGAGGCGGGAAAAAAGGGAACGCCCTTTGTAAGGGTCCTGCGGGAGAGGGGGAAGAGGGTCGTCGTGGACTACGGTGACGGCTCTCTCAAGAACCGCATGAAACGGGCCCACAGGACGGGAGCGAGGTTCGTCGTCATTGTCGGCGAGGACGAGCTCGCGGATGGGGTCGTCACCGTAAAGGACATGGAGAGCGGCGGACAGGACAGGCTGCCCCCCGAAAAGGCCGTGGACAGGATAGCGGCGGAAGGGGTATGA